AGCCCCATGGGCCTGGGGCCTCCTATTCTCTCCCTGGGCCTAGGCTGAGAATGTCCAGGTCAAATTTcagacaaggctgggcacagtggttcacgcctgtaatcccagcactttggaaggctgaggccagaggatcaccaggagttcaagaccagcctggacaacatagtgagaaccccatctctacaaaaaacagaaaaacctagctgggcatggtggcatgtggctgtagtcccaactactcaggaggctgaggcaggtggcttgcttgagcccagagtaggttttttttgttttgttttgtttttttgagatagagttttgctgttgtaacccaggatggagtgtaatgacatgatcttagcttactgcagccttcactttcttggttcgagcaattctcctgcctcagcctcctgagtagctgggattacaggcgcctgccaccatgcccagttaatttttgtatttttagcagaggtgggttttcgccatgttggccaggctggtcttgaactcctgacctcaggtgatccacctgccttagcctcccaaagtgctgggattataggcattagccacctcacctggctgagcccagaagtttaaggctgccgtaagccatgatcgtgccactgcactgcagccttggcaacagagtgagaccccaactcataacaaaaaaacaaaaacaaaaaggcctagccgacaccagcctggccaacatggtgaaactccgtctctactaaaaatacaaaaatgtttaagccgggtgtggtggtgccctcctgtaatcccagctactcgggaggctgaggcaggagaatcgcttcaacccgggaggtggaaattgcagtgagctgagatggacttactgcactccagtctgggtgacagagtgagaccctgtctcaaaaaaaaaaaaaaaatctgagctggcatggtggctcacgcgtgtaatcccagcactttgggaacccaaggtaagaggatagcttgagcccaggagtttgaaaccagcctgggcaacatatcaagaccctatctctatttaaaaattccAGTCCAGGCAGGGTgccgtggctcgtgcctgtaattccagcactttgggaggccatggcgggcaatcatgaggtcaggagttcgagaccatcctggctaacacggtgaaaccccatgtctactaaatatacaaaaaattagccaggcatgttggcacacacctgtagtcccagctactcgggaagctgaggcaggagaatcacttgaacccaggaggcagaggttgcagacagctgagattgtgccactgcactccagcctgggcgacagagcgagactctgtctcaaaaaaaaaaaaaaattccagtccAGCTCCTTGACCTAGACCTGCCTGTGAAACTATACTGGGGCTATCTGGCCCCAGTATGAGTGAGGGTGCTAATAGTAAAATAATAGCTACTATTTTCTGAGTATTTATTATCTGCCAGGTGCTTTACAAGTATCATTACATTTAAGCCTGACAACAACCTTAGGAGGTAGGAAGTAGTAGTATCTCATTTAGTTAGATGGGAAAACAAGCTTGGGGAGCTTAAGTGACTTGTGCAAGATCATCCAGCCAGTACGTGTAGGAGCCAGGATGCAAACCTTGTAGCTTGAGCGGCTTCATACACCATAGCCAGTTACACAGCCATTCTGAGCTCCAGGAGGTTCACTGGGAGGTGCCTTGTGAGGGGAGATTGTTGGAGGTGCAGGGGTTGTGAGCCATCTGTAGAGGAACAGTCTCCCCCAAACCCCGCCCCACTGCCAGTCAGGAAGAAATACAAGACTGGCTCCCTTCAGTCTCCTTAGTCGCCAGCCTTGCCAGGGAAAAGGGCGGGGAGAGGGGTATGGGCAGAGACAGGTGGGCCTTGTTGGTGCCCTTTACTCTGTCCTCACCAGAGTCCAGCTGGATAGACTAGGGCATTGGGGGATTCTGGGAAGGAAATAGAAGCGATGCCCATACCCTATTTGGGTTACCCTGGTTTCTGAGTGCTGACTGTCTCCCAGGGGGTGGACCCAAGGCTAGCCTGGGCCTGAGAAGGTGGCAGCTGCAGTGGGCCAagccaagaaggaaggaagaggccCAGGCACCCCCCGTGGACACATTCCACCTGTGTGGCCCCCTGCTGCCCCGTGGCTGACAGCCCAGGCAATCCTCAGATGTTGGGCCAGAGGAAACCTGGGCCTGAGTGGCAGGAAAGGGGCTGAGAAAGAAGAGTATCTTCTCTACCCTTCACCGTagcccccagcccaggagttccagctCTAAAGACCCTGGCCCCTGGTGGCCTCATACCCTGGCCTGAAGTGGGAGCTGGCTGTTCTCCCATTGCACAGAGGCTTGATGTATGGAGAGTCAGGCCTCCAAGCTGGGGGCGTCTGCTGGTGCCTGGAGTCTGAACTTCAAGCCAGAGCAGCGCTTTTTGTCAAGAATTTCGCACTGGGGGTGGATGAGAAAAGGAGGACTTTTCCTTCAGCTTGAGCCAGGGCAGGCCCTGGTGACTGCCAGCACTGGGGCCTTGTGGGAGAGTGGGTTGGTGGATTCCTTTGTGTGTCACTGTAACTTCCCCGGGCTCATCCACAGCTGTGAGAACATCTCCTTCCTATGGGTCCTGGTGGTTCCTCTCCACTAGCCCAGTATCCCAGCTCTTAGAGAGCAGGCTTCATGATAGAAGAGAGCAGGGGTGGGAGCTCTGACTTTGGGGCTAGTGACTGGAATCGGGCAGCAGAAAGGTTTGGGAACCCCACTTCCCTACCGCTCTACTCCCCAGGCTCCTGTTCCAGAGGCAGCTGTGTGGATGACCTCATCCCACAAACATGCTTTGTTCCTGAGAAAATGGAAAGTGTCTGAGGTTTGGTCGGGGGCTGGGTGTCTCCAGCAGCAGCTCTCAGGGCTCCCCCTTGTCCTACTCCCCACCCAAGATGGGGCCTGACTGGGGACAAAATGTCTTCACTGGCTCTTGCTGTCTCTGCTTTCAGCTCCCTAGTCCCAAACCCTGAGAAATCAGAAAAGGTGGGAGAGACCTTCTCTCCCAGAGGCAGTGGGAGGGAAATCATGACCCCAGGGGATGGAAAGATACTGGGGTTTTGCCAGATGCTAGCAGGAGGTGGCAGGGGGCACACTGCACTCTCAGTCTGTCTCCAGTTCCCCTCTGCCTCCCCCGacacttcattttccttttttctccccattGCTGGCAAAACCTGACATCTGGCCATCTGTGCTGCCACAGCTGCTGCAGATGTTGCAGGCCAAGGCTGTCCAAGCCAGTGTGACCAGAGACACAGTGGGGGTAGGGGGATGAGGGCAGAGGGTCTAGCTGGGGAAGCCTGGTTGTGTCCAGCCTGCAGGATTTCCTTCCTGCTTGAGCCTCTTTGGCTGATGCCCCGGGAGGGAAGGCCTAACCTCTCACACTGGCCTCCTCCACCATTCATCAGTCCAGCACCTCTCTAGCATTCCACTGTTTTTTGGATCAGGAGGGGCTAGGAACAGCCCATTCCCATCTCTTAAGTTCCGTACTCCAGAGCTCTGGGTAAGGGTTCCTTGATCCATATTCCTAAAGTCCCGAGTCAGGAGAGGGTGGGAGTACTGCTCATCTGGAGTAGAGTGGGGTGGCTCCCTGCCCCTGCTTCTCCCACGCTGGGGACAGTCGGGACAGTGGAGGCTAAAtgctggctgaggcaggaaatgagTCACCGACCCAGGAAAAGCCCCCTCCCCCTAGATCTGCTAGGGCCTAGATAAGAAaacaacttctgcttcctggtttTTTTTCTGACCTCTTTCTATCCCCAGTTAAATACAGAAAGAAACATGCGGGACTCCTGGTTTCCCGGAAGCACCCCTTCCCCATCACCACCTACTCTGAACTGGCATTTCCTATGCCGGGTCTGTTTCTGTGTTTTGAATGCAGAGGCCTATTTGCCAGGAGCCAAGTCACAGCCTCTCTGTGTGACCCCAGTTCCACCTTGTGCTCCTAACAGGGTTCTCTCTCCTTGCCACGATGAGCGAGTCATTTGACTGTGCAAAATGCAGCGAGTCCCTGTATGGACGCAAGTACATCCAGACAGACAGCGGCCCCTACTGTGTGCCCTGCTATGACAATACCTTTGCCAACACCTGCGCCGAGTGCCAGCAGCTTATCGGGCATGACTCGAGGGTAAGGAGAGGGCCAGGCCAGGCAGGAGGTGGGTGGTGACCAGTGGAAGGGGGCAAAGGATGGATCCACCAGGCCTGGGTGCCAGTGCCCCCGCTGTGTTCGCCACAGGAGCTGTTCTATGAAGACCGCCATTTCCACGAGGGCTGCTTCCGCTGCTGCCGCTGCCAGCGCTCACTAGCCGATGAACCCTTCACCTGCCAGGACAGTGAGCTGCTCTGCAATGACTGCTACTGCAGTGCGTTTTCCTCGCAGTGCTCCGCCTGTGGGGAAACTGTCATGCCTGGTATGTCCTCAGGGGCTCATCTTGTGTAAGAACTGGCATGCCTGGCATCTGCGTAGGGTCTTTGCATGTGTCTGTCTGATACATGGAGACTTGGTCTGTGTAAAGACCTGCACACACAGCATGTTTCTGGAAATTTAGTATATGCAGGATCTGTTTGCCTGGTATACTGGGGGTTACTATGTGCAGGCAGATTGACACATGTGATACATACTTGGGGGCTTAGCATGTGTGAGTATCTGCATGTTTAGTACATGTAGGAACTAGAGGTGTGCTGAGACTGTCGTGCTTATTGCATTGGGTCTTAGTGTGTGCAGAGGCAGGTAAACAGAGGGCTTAACATGTGTGGGGACCTGCATGCCTAATAGAAATGTTGGGACTCAGTACCTATGGAGAATGGTGTGCCAAGGAGATGCGAGGGCTTAGCATGTACTGAACCTGTCATGCCGAGGGCATTAGGGCATATACTTACTTGCCTGGTACATGTGGGGTCCCGTGTGAGTGCTGAAATCATCACATCTGTTATATGAGGGCTTAGCTCATAGTGAGACTTCATGACTGTTACATGGAGGCTCGATATGTGCTGAAATTGTCATTTCTGGGACATATGGGGGCTTAACATATGCCAAAATCCTCGTGTCTAGCTGGGTCATCATGTCCGGTGTCTGGGGAGAGGTTAGCATGTGTAATGTACATGGGGCAGGGGGGTTCTTGCTGCATGTGCACTGGACACCACCCTGCTCAGGCTGCGAGAGGAGTGGAGACTCCCGGGGAAGTTACAGAGGGTGGCCCTCAGGAGCATGGGACACAGCCTCTAAATGGGACCCCTGTTCCCCACAGGGTCCCGGAAGCTGGAGTACGGAGGCCAGACATGGCATGAGCACTGCTTCCTGTGCAGTGGCTGTGAGCAGCCGCTGGGCTCCCGTTCCTTTGTGCCCGACAAGGGTGCTCACTACTGCGTGCCCTGCTATGAGAACAAGTTTGCTCCTCGCTGCGCCCGCTGCAGCAAGGTGGGGGCTGGGCCAGCCAGGTGGGGGTGAGTaaggcctgtcgtggggtgggaaTCCCCACTCATACCTACTAATGAATGCTGCCCCCACAGACGCTGACACAGGGTGGAGTGACATACCGTGATCAGCCCTGGCATCGAGAATGTCTGGTCTGTACCGGCTGCCAGACGCCCCTGGCAGGGCAGCAGTTCACCTCCCGGGATGAAGATCCCTACTGTGTGGCCTGTTTTGGAGAACTCTTTGCACCTAAGTGCAGCAGCTGCAAGCGCCCCATCGTAGGTGGGACAAGGGTCAAAGAACGGAGTGGGTAGGGTGCAGGCAAGGGAATGGGATGTGGTATTGGGTGAAGTTGAGGGCCGGACCATCCCTAGATCTGCAGAGCTAACTTCCAGCCTCCCTCCAGGACTCGGTGGAGGCAAGTATGTGTCCTTTGAAGACCGACACTGGCACCACAACTGCTTCTCCTGCGCCCGCTGCTCTACCTCCCTGGTGGGCCAAGGCTTCGTGCCGGATGGAGACCAAGTGCTCTGCCAGGGCTGTAGCCAGGCAGGGCCCTGAGCCAGGCTCCTGGACCCAGGCTTTCCCATACCACGGGCCCAGGACTGTAGCTCCTTTTCTAAACCACCTCTGGGACTTAGCCCCaccccccaaccaaaaaaaatggGTCGCCCTCTGGGCTCCAGGATTGTTTCTCCACGCCAGCATCCCCAAACTGGTACTCCCTGACCCAGGCCCCCAAACCTGGGCTCTTATAGAGCCTCCATGAGTCAAGCTGCCTCCCCACACCTGGACTCCAGAACTCACCCTCTCCCCTGCAGTCTGGGTTCCCAGACTGAGTCCTCTCCCCAAATCAGGGCTCTAGACCCCAGCCCTCCAAACCTGGGCTCTGGGACTTAGGCCCCCTTAAATCTAGACTTCTCTTTATAGGTTTTAGGTCTCCTATGGGTGCCTGAGAAGTCCTCAAAAGTGGACTGTTCTCAAGCTTGacctgccccaccccatccccccgGGGCTGAGGCTGTGGGGACAGCGATCAGGGGCCCACCGATGAGGGGGCCCTAGGGTACAGGGTGCTGCCCAGCTGGTGGCCACCGAgtgtcttctcattttatttcagctCCATTTTGCCCATAGATGGGCAGAGGGGTGAGATTGGCTCACCCCCCTTCCAGATTCTGCAATAAAGCGGTGTGAGGAAGCAGGGGCCTccgtgtgtgcctctgtgtgtgtgtgtgtgcgcgcgtgcgcgcgCAGGGTataaaggggaaggaagggtTTTTGCAGACTGGGAGGCTCAGAATCTCTTCTAGACCTCGTCCTTGCAGGGCGGGGTGGAGGGGGGCCGGGCCACGGGGTGGGAAGTCTCTCCCCATGAAGGGGATCCCCGCCACGGCTACCGTCCCTCTGGAGCTCGGCCTGCCTCCCTGCTGGCAGAGGGCTTTTTCCTCCATGCAGGGAAGGGAGGGGTTTGGGGGAGGTTCCAGACGAAAGCGAGGGTGGCGATGGGGTGCCTTAATTGGCTGGTACCAATAGTCCCCTCCGCCAACAGCCCTTCCCAAAGCCCGCAGAGCAAGGACCCGGTTCCGATCCCCAGTCTGGGCCTAGACCCTCTCAGCCCCCTTCCCCCTCTTCCCAAGGATTAACGAGGGCGGCCCGGGATCCGCTCGCGACCGCACGTTTTTTGCCAAAAAAGGCAAGGATGCAGCTGCACACGCCACGGGAACATCTGGATCCGATTCCCGGCATGAATGGGTCACGCCCCGTCCCACCCCCCCCAACAGTGATTCAAGTCAAGGGTGGAGGCGGGAATGAGCGAGGGGGGCTGTCCCCCAAAGTGGGGAGATGGGCGGGGCGACGCTCCCCTCGCCTGGCGTCCGATGCCCCTTGTGCCAGACCCTGGCGTCCGCGGTCTGGGCCTGGCAGTCCGGCTCTCCGGGCAGGTACGCGCACACAGTGGCGCCCACAGCTGCCTGCGGCGGGGCCCGGCCCTGGGCAGGCGGACCCTCGGCGCCCTGGAGTAGGGGGGCCCCTCCGGCCCAGCGGAAACCGCGAGATTGTATGTATCGCGTATTAAATCCTCCCCGAAATCCTGTGGGGGGGCATTATTACTGCCATTACACAGAAGTGGAGACGCGCGCAGTCAGCTGCCCCAAGTCACATAGGTAGTCACTGGTAGATCCTGGGCTCCAATCGCTTTCTGAAGCCGTGGttgacattttcctttttctttctttttttttttaattttactttaagttccaggacacgtgtgcagaacgtgcaggtttgttagataggtATACGTCTGCACggcagtttgctgcacctattgacccgccctctaagttccctccccgacattttcttttttttgttttttgagtcggagtttctcacttgtcacccaggctggagtgcagtggcgcgatctcggctcaccgcaacgtccgtctcccaggttcaagtaattcttctgcctcagcctccctagtagcgggatttacaggcatgtgccaccaaatgctgctaattttgtatttttagtagatggggtttcatcatgttggccaggcgggtctgcaactcctgagcttaagtgatccacccgccttggcctcccaaagtgctggaattataggcgtgagccaccacgcccgacccagGGTtgtttttgtaaacatttttagtagagacagggtttctccatgttggtcaggctagtctcgaactcccgacctcaagtgatccgcccacctcgggctcccaaagtgctgggattacaggcgtgagccactgcgccccaccctCCCCGACATTTTCAGGAAACCTTTATGAATGCCTACCACGTGTGTTTATACTTAATAATTACCATATAGGCTTACggttttgtttctctctcccaCCAGCCTAAATAAGGACTGAGATCCTGCCTGCCTTGCACCCGCCTCGTTCTCAGCTCCTGGCACTTActatgtgttcaataaatacttgttgaggAAGAGCAGTCCAAGCATAGAAAACAACTggtgcaaaggcctggaggtcTGAGAACATACGGTGCTTTGGGGAAGTAGCAAGTAATTCCATTTGGAGGAAGTGCCAGGAGAGTAAAATGGCAGGCAGAGCCCAGGTCCTTAAAAGCTGAATGCCAAGTTGCACAGACCTCACCCTGCAGGAAATGCAGCCTATGGAACTGTTTAAGCAGGGGCCTGGGGTGAGCGGAGTTGTAGAAAGATCATGCTGGCTGCAGCATGAATAATGGAGTGGAGGGGTAAGATGAGCAGGCTGGTTTGGAGGCCAGTTTAGTGGTCCAGGTGAGACAGCTTGCAGCAGGTAGCAGCTCGAATGGAAAAGGCAAGACTTACTGCCTGGAGTGGGGATGGAGAAACATTTAGGGGCAGAAAGGCATCAGGTTTGAGACAGAGTGACTGGAGGATGGTGGTGGTaaggcagtccacccacctcacgGGAAGTAAGAGATGTACAGCCACGAAACTGTTTGATTTATTTCAATACAAACATTTTTCAGACTTAACATCTTAGAAACCCAGACATATaatcaaggccaggcgcagtggctcacgcctcccagcactttggggggccgaggcgggtggatcacctgaggtcaggagtttgagaccaacctggataacatgatgaagccccacctcttctaaaaatacaaaaattagctgggtgtggtggtgggcacctgtaatcccagctactccagaggttgaggcaggagaattacttgaatccggaggtggaagttgcagtgagccaagattgcgccactgcactccagcctgggggacaagagcaaaactccatcttaaaaaaagaagaaacccaGACGTATAATCAAAGATGTGTCATTGTTTAATTGacaattttttctctcttccttagtAAAGCATAAAATAATACTGAGTTTACATTTGATGGCATCTCATATTCAAGAAATACCGAAGTTTatacccccaaaaaacaaaacaaaacaaaaaatatttgctgagtctCCACACTCCCTGAATGGAGATTTCTACTTTACCTCTTTCCTAATGTCCCAGGAAAAGCCCCAGATGCATTGTGACTGGTTCCTTTCCCTAAGCTTGGCAGTCCTGCTTAAATTTCCGATATACAAATAAGATCCTTGTAACACCCCCATGAGTGGGCAGAACACAGGTcgttatttcaattttatatttatttatttatttagacagagcctcactctatcgccaggctggagtgcagtggcgtgatctcggctcactgcaacctccacctcctgggttcaagtgattctcctgtctcagcctcccaagtagctgggactacaggcatgcgccacaacgcccagtaatttttttgtgttttttgtagagacaggggtttcaccatgttggccaggatggtctcgatctcttgaccttgtgatctgccacctcggcctcccaaagtgctgggattacaagcgtgagtcaccatgcccggcctccgttttttcaaacatttttttttttcttttttgagaccatgtcacccaggcttggagtacagtggcatgatcatagctcactataacctcgaacccctgggctcaagtgatcctcctgcctcagcctcccatgtagctgggagtacaggcaagtgccagcaagcccagctaattttcttatttttttgtagagatgaggtctcactatgttgcccagactgttctagaactcctggctttaagcgaaattcccagcttggcctcccaaagtgctgggattacaggcgtgagccaccgcacccagcctgttttcaaacttttagaaacaaaaagtaattcATGTTTATTGTAGACaaattgggctgggtgcagtggctcacacctgtaattgcagcactttgggaggccaaggcaggaggattgcttgagctcaggagttgcagaccagcctgggcaccacagtgagacctcatctctagtaaaaaacaaaaacaaaacaaaaacaaacaaaaaaaattacagcgggtctggtgactcatgcctataatcccagcattttgggaggccaaggcaggaagatcgcttgagtccaggggtttgagaccagcctgggcaacatggcaaaaaaccctgtctctacaaaaaacacaaaaactaggagggtgtagtggcgtgcacttatagtcccagctactcaggaggctgaagtgggaggatagctttagcccaggaggtcgaggctgcagtgagctaagatcatgctactgcactccagcttggcaagaccctgtctcaaaaaacataaaaacctcggcctggtgtggtggctcatgcctgtaatttcagcattttgggaggccaaggtgggcggatcaccctgaggtcaggagttcaagaccagcctggccaacacagcaaaaccctatccctactaaaaatacaaaaagtagctgggcatggtgccacacacctgtaatcccagctactagggagactgaggcagaatgcttgaacccaggaggcggaggttgcagtgagccaagatcgtgccactgcattccagcttggatgacacagtaagaccctgtctcaaaaaaacaaacaaacaaaaaaatccttgactgggtgcagtggctcacacctgtaatcccagcattttgggaggccaaggcatgcagatcaccctgaggtcaggagttcaagaccagcctggccaatagagcaaaaccctgtctctactaaaaatacaaaaataagccaggtgtgatggcatgcacctgtaatcccggctactcaggaggctgaggcaggagaatcgtttgaacacgggaggtggaggttgccgtgagttcAGATCACGCccccgcactccagtctggcgacagagcgagactcccaaaacaaaactttaaatgtggcttttgttgcgtggggaaaaagaaaattaaccaggGTGGTGGCCCCCACATGTGGGCGCCccaggggtggaggctgcagtgagccatgatcatgccactgtactccagcctagggcaacagagagagaccctatcaaaaaaagaaaaagaaaaaagtgaacaatAGGTAAATTACTAATAATGTGATGTATTAtgtcctcattcttttttgttaaacataaatgtgcacatatgtattttcagttttaaattaatttttaaattgaaaaagtgtgtttaaaaataacttttcatgcTGTGCTTGGGGTGTATACAAAGAAAAATCTCCCATATCAGATCTCCAAGGCTGTCTGCTCAGGAACAACCACTGTTTACTGTTACTTGGATATCCTTACAGAAATAATCTCTTTGCACATCTATTTTTATACACACTTGTGCATCTAGCTTTTTTCAGTTTGTGTGGCCATCTCTCCATGTGAGTTCATATAgagtttttaacagttttattgaagtataatttatataccataaaattcacccattttaacAGTACAGTGCAATTAATTTTAGTAAAGTGAATAGAGTTATGCAACTGTATTCaatccaattttagaacattgCTATCTGTCCAAAATGGATTCCTTGTGCGCATTTGTAATCACTTCCAATCTCTCCGCCGGTCACAAGCAACCACTCATATACTTTCTGCCTCCATAGATTTGCctttgttaaatcaagtttagcctaaagctgcctccttacatattttaaatttagcctaaaggtttctctgtatatggtgaactataacctaaatggAGTTGTAAACAGACCATAGCCTACCCTTTGCCAATCAccgagttttggccaat
This region of Macaca fascicularis isolate 582-1 chromosome 1, T2T-MFA8v1.1 genomic DNA includes:
- the FHL3 gene encoding four and a half LIM domains protein 3 — encoded protein: MSESFDCAKCSESLYGRKYIQTDSGPYCVPCYDNTFANTCAECQQLIGHDSRELFYEDRHFHEGCFRCCRCQRSLADEPFTCQDSELLCNDCYCSAFSSQCSACGETVMPGSRKLEYGGQTWHEHCFLCSGCEQPLGSRSFVPDKGAHYCVPCYENKFAPRCARCSKTLTQGGVTYRDQPWHRECLVCTGCQTPLAGQQFTSRDEDPYCVACFGELFAPKCSSCKRPIVGLGGGKYVSFEDRHWHHNCFSCARCSTSLVGQGFVPDGDQVLCQGCSQAGP